A stretch of the Enterobacter mori genome encodes the following:
- a CDS encoding (S)-acetoin forming diacetyl reductase: MQKVALVTGSGQGIGKAIALRLVKDGFAVAIADYNEETAKAVADEITRNGGKAVAVKVDVSSRDQVFAAVEKARTALGGFDVIVNNAGVAPSTPIESITPEIVDKVYNINVKGVIWGIQAAIDAFRKEGHGGKIINACSQAGHTGNPELAVYSSSKFAVRGLTQTAARDLAPLGITVNAYCPGIVKTPMWAEIDRQVSEAAGKPLGYGTETFAKRITLGRLSEPEDVAACVSYLAGPDSDYMTGQSLLIDGGMVFN, encoded by the coding sequence ATGCAAAAAGTGGCTCTCGTAACAGGCTCAGGCCAGGGGATTGGTAAAGCGATTGCGCTTCGCCTGGTGAAAGATGGCTTTGCCGTCGCCATCGCGGATTACAACGAGGAGACGGCGAAAGCGGTAGCCGATGAAATCACCCGCAACGGCGGTAAAGCCGTCGCCGTGAAGGTGGACGTATCTAGCCGTGACCAGGTGTTCGCGGCGGTGGAGAAAGCCCGCACCGCGCTGGGCGGCTTCGACGTGATCGTTAACAACGCCGGGGTTGCGCCGTCTACCCCTATCGAATCCATCACGCCGGAGATTGTCGACAAGGTCTACAACATTAACGTGAAAGGGGTGATCTGGGGGATCCAGGCCGCGATTGACGCCTTCCGCAAAGAGGGACACGGCGGCAAGATCATCAACGCCTGCTCTCAGGCGGGCCACACCGGTAACCCGGAGCTGGCCGTCTACAGTTCCAGCAAGTTCGCGGTTCGCGGCTTAACCCAGACCGCCGCGCGGGATCTCGCGCCGCTGGGGATCACCGTTAACGCCTACTGCCCGGGCATCGTCAAAACGCCGATGTGGGCGGAGATCGACCGTCAGGTCTCCGAGGCGGCGGGTAAACCGCTCGGCTACGGAACTGAAACCTTTGCCAAACGCATCACGCTTGGCCGTTTGTCTGAACCGGAAGATGTGGCAGCCTGCGTCTCATACCTGGCAGGACCGGATTCCGACTACATGACCGGCCAGTCTCTGCTCATCGATGGTGGGATGGTATTCAACTAA
- a CDS encoding ABC transporter ATP-binding protein gives MTEQRVIVDALNIDYPAARVVNNLSFTLGNERLALVGESGSGKSMSARALMGLVRKPGIVSANRLNVLGNDLLTLNSRRWQALRGNGIAMVLQDPRYALNPAKNVAAQLDEALTLHQRLPRAERLARIHDIIRAVGLSENVLSRYPGELSGGMGQRVMIAIALINNPQVLIADEPTSALDARLRNQILELLVQQSEERQMAMLLISHDLPLVAEHCDRVLVMYQGEKVDEMAASRLPQAMHPYTRTLWTCRPNASTYGQMLPTLDRSQPWKETDNDAR, from the coding sequence ATGACTGAACAACGCGTTATCGTCGATGCGCTGAATATCGACTACCCCGCCGCACGCGTGGTCAACAACCTGAGCTTCACGCTTGGCAACGAGCGGCTGGCGCTGGTGGGGGAATCCGGCTCGGGCAAGTCGATGTCCGCCCGCGCGCTTATGGGGCTGGTGCGCAAGCCCGGCATCGTAAGCGCGAACCGGCTTAACGTGCTCGGCAACGACCTGCTGACCCTGAACAGCCGACGCTGGCAGGCGCTGCGCGGCAACGGAATTGCGATGGTCCTGCAGGACCCGCGCTACGCGCTGAATCCGGCGAAGAACGTCGCCGCTCAGCTTGATGAGGCGCTGACCCTGCATCAGCGCCTGCCCCGCGCTGAACGCCTGGCGCGCATTCACGACATCATCCGCGCCGTCGGGCTGAGCGAGAACGTGCTGTCACGCTATCCCGGCGAACTCTCCGGGGGCATGGGCCAGCGGGTAATGATCGCCATTGCGCTGATCAACAACCCGCAGGTGCTGATTGCCGACGAACCGACCTCCGCGCTGGACGCCCGCCTGCGCAACCAGATCCTCGAACTGCTGGTGCAGCAGAGCGAAGAACGCCAGATGGCGATGCTGTTAATCAGCCACGATTTGCCGCTCGTCGCGGAACACTGCGACCGCGTGCTGGTGATGTATCAGGGCGAAAAGGTCGATGAGATGGCGGCGAGCCGTCTCCCGCAGGCGATGCACCCGTATACGCGCACCCTATGGACCTGCCGTCCGAACGCCAGTACCTATGGACAGATGCTGCCGACGCTGGACCGCTCGCAGCCGTGGAAGGAGACCGATAATGACGCTCGTTGA
- a CDS encoding LysR family transcriptional regulator: MELRYLRYFVAVARERHFTRAAEALGISQPPLSQQIKRLEEEVGTPLFRRLTRGVELTEAGEAFYEDACKILALSDAALEKARGIARGLNGSLSIGITSSDAFHPKIFALIRQFQVQNMAVQVHQVEANMSSLTTMLAEGELDIAFVRLPCESSKVFELKILDREPMVVALHRDHPLAAYDSLALEQLRDTPVVLFPQEVAPGLYDRVYSCCERAGIDVQRALQSSQLSSSLSMVSAGGGFALVPKSMAAISPPNVTYHALSSPALYTDIALCWRRFERSRTVKRFLAMMSEG; the protein is encoded by the coding sequence ATGGAACTTCGTTATCTGCGCTATTTTGTCGCGGTTGCACGCGAGCGACACTTCACCAGGGCGGCCGAAGCGCTGGGTATTTCACAGCCTCCTCTGAGTCAGCAGATCAAACGGCTCGAAGAGGAAGTGGGCACGCCGCTGTTCAGGCGCCTGACGCGGGGCGTGGAGCTGACCGAGGCGGGAGAAGCCTTCTATGAGGATGCCTGCAAGATCCTGGCGCTGAGCGACGCCGCGCTGGAAAAGGCCCGCGGCATTGCGCGCGGGCTGAACGGCAGCCTGTCGATTGGCATCACCAGCTCCGACGCTTTTCATCCCAAAATTTTCGCGCTGATCCGCCAGTTTCAGGTGCAGAACATGGCGGTACAGGTTCACCAGGTGGAAGCCAATATGTCGTCGCTGACGACGATGCTGGCGGAGGGTGAACTGGATATTGCCTTCGTGCGCCTGCCGTGCGAAAGCAGCAAGGTGTTTGAGTTAAAAATCCTCGACCGGGAGCCGATGGTGGTGGCGCTGCACCGCGATCATCCGCTGGCGGCGTACGATTCGCTGGCGTTAGAACAACTGCGGGATACGCCGGTGGTGCTGTTCCCGCAGGAGGTCGCGCCGGGCCTGTATGACCGGGTTTACAGCTGCTGCGAGCGGGCCGGGATTGACGTGCAGCGCGCGCTACAGTCGTCGCAGCTTTCATCCTCCCTGAGCATGGTTTCCGCAGGCGGCGGGTTCGCGCTGGTACCGAAATCCATGGCGGCCATTTCTCCGCCGAATGTCACCTATCACGCGCTGAGCTCGCCGGCGCTCTATACCGATATCGCGCTCTGCTGGCGGCGCTTTGAACGTTCGCGGACGGTGAAGCGGTTTCTGGCGATGATGAGCGAGGGGTAG
- the budA gene encoding acetolactate decarboxylase, whose product MEHSSACDCEASLCETLRGFSAQHPDSVIYQTSLMSALLSGVYEGETTIADLLAHGDFGLGTFNELDGEMIAFSSQVYQLRADGSARAAKPEQKTPFAVMTWFQPQYRKTFDGPVSRQQIHDVIDQQIPSDNLFCALRIDGNFRHAHTRTVPRQTPPYRAMTDVLDDQPVFRFNQREGVLVGFRTPQHMQGINVAGYHEHFITDDRQGGGHLLDYQLESGVLTFGEIHKLMIDLPADSAFLQANLHPSNLDAAIRAVEN is encoded by the coding sequence ATGGAGCATTCATCTGCCTGCGACTGTGAAGCCAGCCTGTGCGAGACCCTGCGCGGGTTCTCTGCTCAGCATCCTGACAGCGTGATCTATCAGACATCGCTAATGAGCGCCCTGCTAAGCGGCGTGTATGAAGGAGAGACCACCATCGCCGATCTGCTGGCACACGGTGATTTTGGTCTGGGCACCTTCAACGAGCTGGACGGCGAAATGATTGCCTTCAGCAGCCAGGTGTACCAGCTGCGCGCCGACGGCAGCGCCCGCGCCGCGAAGCCGGAGCAGAAAACGCCGTTCGCGGTGATGACCTGGTTCCAGCCGCAGTACCGCAAAACCTTCGACGGGCCGGTCAGCCGTCAGCAGATCCACGACGTCATCGACCAGCAGATCCCCTCCGATAACCTGTTCTGCGCGCTGCGCATCGACGGTAACTTCCGCCACGCCCACACCCGCACCGTACCGCGCCAGACGCCGCCGTACCGCGCGATGACCGACGTGCTGGACGACCAGCCGGTGTTCCGCTTTAACCAGCGCGAGGGCGTACTGGTCGGGTTCCGCACGCCGCAGCACATGCAGGGCATCAACGTGGCGGGCTATCACGAGCATTTCATCACCGACGACCGTCAGGGCGGGGGCCATCTGCTCGACTACCAGCTGGAGAGCGGCGTGCTCACCTTCGGTGAAATTCACAAGCTGATGATTGATCTTCCCGCCGACAGCGCCTTTTTACAGGCCAACCTGCACCCCAGCAACCTTGATGCGGCTATCCGCGCCGTCGAAAACTAA
- a CDS encoding ABC transporter permease, translating to MPFYLFLRRLRRSPAAFCGLVAIALLVVIALFAPWLAPLDPNWQDAAARLQAPNIQHWLGTDSYGRDLLSRLIYGTRPALGLVALVTVITLPAGLLVGILSGYYGGWMERILMRFTDVVMSMPRLILAFAFVAMLGPGLVNGALALALTTWPAYARQARSEIQRLRHSDYLAAAEMMGIRGPRLLIGHILPLCLPSAIVRLALDLAGIILAAAGLGFLGLGARPPMAEWGAMIADGMQVIFDQWWIAAIPGGAILFASLAFNLLGDGLRDVLEPQHD from the coding sequence ATGCCGTTTTATCTTTTCTTACGCCGACTGCGCCGCTCTCCTGCCGCATTTTGCGGGCTGGTTGCCATCGCGCTGCTGGTCGTTATCGCCCTGTTCGCGCCATGGCTTGCGCCGCTTGACCCGAACTGGCAGGACGCCGCCGCGCGCTTACAGGCACCCAATATCCAGCACTGGCTGGGTACCGACAGCTACGGGCGCGACCTGCTTTCGCGCCTGATTTACGGCACGCGTCCGGCGCTCGGGCTGGTGGCGTTAGTCACCGTTATCACCCTGCCCGCCGGGCTGCTGGTGGGGATTTTGTCCGGCTACTACGGCGGCTGGATGGAGCGCATCCTGATGCGTTTTACCGACGTGGTGATGTCGATGCCGCGCCTGATCCTCGCCTTCGCGTTTGTGGCGATGCTCGGCCCCGGGCTGGTCAACGGCGCGCTGGCGCTGGCCTTAACCACCTGGCCTGCCTACGCGCGTCAGGCGCGGAGTGAAATTCAGCGTCTGCGCCACAGCGACTATCTCGCCGCCGCCGAGATGATGGGCATTCGCGGCCCGCGCCTGCTGATCGGCCATATTCTGCCCCTGTGCCTGCCGTCCGCGATTGTGCGGCTGGCGCTGGATCTGGCGGGGATTATTCTGGCGGCCGCCGGGCTGGGCTTCCTCGGTCTTGGCGCGCGTCCGCCGATGGCCGAATGGGGCGCAATGATCGCCGACGGCATGCAGGTCATTTTCGACCAGTGGTGGATTGCCGCCATTCCGGGCGGAGCGATTCTGTTTGCCAGCCTGGCCTTTAACCTGCTGGGCGACGGCCTGCGCGACGTACTGGAGCCACAGCATGACTGA
- a CDS encoding ABC transporter ATP-binding protein produces MTLVEVKDLQVSFGDKMAVSAASFAIEKGETFSLIGESGCGKSTLLRVLAGLQREWNGHISVLGENLRPGRRFEGELRRNVQMVFQDPWASLHPNHTIARTLSEPLNIRGETQVAEKVADALQQVGLSADAGKRYPHQLSGGQRQRVAIARALLLRPQLLLLDEPTSALDMSVQAEILNLLNRLKAEHGMTYLLVSHDADVIAHMSDRAAFMAHGEIQQVFDREAMLRGEHRMG; encoded by the coding sequence ATGACGCTCGTTGAAGTTAAGGATCTCCAGGTGAGCTTCGGGGATAAAATGGCGGTGTCCGCCGCCAGCTTTGCCATCGAGAAAGGTGAAACCTTCAGCCTGATCGGCGAATCAGGCTGCGGGAAATCGACTCTTCTGCGCGTGCTGGCGGGGCTGCAGCGCGAGTGGAACGGCCACATTTCAGTCCTCGGGGAAAATTTACGGCCAGGACGACGTTTTGAAGGCGAGCTTCGCCGCAACGTGCAGATGGTATTTCAGGATCCGTGGGCGTCGCTGCACCCAAACCACACCATTGCGCGCACCCTGTCGGAGCCGTTAAACATTCGCGGCGAAACCCAGGTTGCCGAAAAGGTGGCGGATGCGCTACAGCAGGTAGGGCTTTCAGCCGACGCGGGTAAACGTTATCCGCACCAGCTTTCCGGCGGGCAGCGCCAGCGCGTGGCCATTGCCCGCGCGCTGCTGCTGCGCCCTCAGCTTCTGCTGCTGGACGAGCCGACTTCGGCGCTGGATATGTCCGTGCAGGCGGAAATACTCAATCTTTTGAACCGCCTGAAAGCCGAGCACGGCATGACCTATCTGCTGGTGAGCCATGATGCGGACGTGATTGCCCATATGTCCGACCGGGCGGCGTTTATGGCGCACGGGGAGATCCAGCAGGTATTTGACCGGGAGGCGATGTTACGGGGCGAGCACAGGATGGGTTAA
- a CDS encoding cold-shock protein, with amino-acid sequence MNGTITTWFKDKGFGFIKDENGDNRYFHVIKVANPDLIKKDAAVTFEPTTNNKGLSAYAVKVIPESKHLFIAGERVKLTSIKSFVVFNEEEPVDTKIDKENAVLSVGLLMNSIKPKSEKKPGEMRTVKKLAITTFQNTTMIFTEDEIDIDATVKLLK; translated from the coding sequence ATGAACGGTACAATCACAACGTGGTTTAAAGATAAAGGCTTTGGATTTATCAAAGATGAAAACGGCGACAACCGCTATTTTCATGTGATTAAGGTCGCCAACCCTGATCTGATTAAGAAAGATGCGGCGGTGACCTTCGAGCCAACCACCAACAACAAAGGCCTTTCCGCCTATGCGGTGAAGGTGATCCCGGAAAGCAAGCATCTCTTTATTGCGGGCGAGCGCGTGAAGCTCACCTCGATCAAATCCTTCGTGGTGTTTAACGAAGAAGAACCGGTTGATACCAAAATCGACAAAGAGAATGCGGTGCTGTCGGTGGGGCTGCTGATGAACAGCATCAAGCCGAAATCCGAGAAAAAGCCGGGCGAAATGCGCACGGTGAAGAAGCTGGCGATCACCACCTTCCAGAACACGACGATGATCTTTACCGAAGACGAGATCGACATCGATGCCACGGTGAAGCTGCTGAAGTAA
- the alsS gene encoding acetolactate synthase AlsS, with product MRLSAPSKTNRRTTVNSEKQSRQWAHGADLVVGQLEAQGVKQVFGIPGAKIDKVFDSLLDSSIEIIPVRHEANAAFMAAAVGRLTGKAGVAMVTSGPGCSNLITGIATANSEGDPVVALGGAVKRADKAKLVHQSMDTVAMFSPVTKYAVEVSAPDAIAEVVSNAFRAAEHGRPGGAFVSLPQDIVDQPATGAILPASGPALMGPAPESAINDVAKLIENAKNPVILLGLMASQPANSDALRKLLEKSRIPVTSTYQAAGAVNQEHFTRFAGRVGLFNNQAGDRLLHLADLIICIGYSPVEYEPSMWNSGDATLVHIDVLPAYEERNYVPDLELVGDIAETLNLLANRIDHKLELSQRASEILVDRQHQRDLLDRRGASLNQFALHPLRIVRAMQDIVNNDVTLTVDMGSFHIWIARYLYSFRARQVMISNGQQTMGVALPWAIGAWLVNPGRKVVSVSGDGGFLQSSMELETAVRLNANVLHIIWVDNAYNMVAIQEEKKYQRLSGVEFGPVDFKVYADAFGAKGFAVESADALEPTLRAAMDVDGPAVVAIPVDYSDNPLLMGQLHLSQIL from the coding sequence ATGCGGCTATCCGCGCCGTCGAAAACTAACAGGAGAACTACCGTGAACAGTGAGAAACAGTCACGTCAGTGGGCGCACGGCGCCGATTTGGTTGTCGGCCAGCTGGAAGCGCAGGGCGTGAAGCAGGTCTTCGGCATCCCCGGCGCGAAAATCGACAAGGTCTTTGACTCCCTGCTGGACTCCTCCATCGAGATTATCCCGGTGCGTCACGAGGCCAACGCGGCGTTTATGGCGGCAGCGGTAGGGCGGTTGACCGGCAAGGCCGGGGTGGCGATGGTCACCTCCGGGCCGGGCTGTTCAAACCTGATCACCGGCATCGCCACCGCCAACAGCGAAGGCGATCCGGTGGTGGCGCTGGGCGGGGCGGTGAAGCGGGCGGATAAAGCCAAGCTGGTGCACCAGAGCATGGACACCGTCGCCATGTTCAGCCCGGTCACCAAATACGCCGTGGAGGTGAGTGCGCCGGACGCGATTGCCGAGGTGGTGTCGAACGCGTTTCGCGCCGCCGAGCACGGCAGGCCGGGGGGCGCCTTCGTCAGCCTGCCGCAGGATATTGTCGACCAGCCCGCGACGGGCGCGATTTTACCCGCCAGCGGTCCCGCGCTGATGGGCCCGGCACCGGAGTCAGCCATCAACGACGTGGCGAAGCTGATCGAAAACGCCAAAAACCCGGTCATCCTGCTGGGGCTGATGGCGAGCCAGCCGGCCAACAGCGACGCGCTGCGCAAGCTGTTGGAGAAAAGCCGCATCCCGGTTACCAGCACCTATCAGGCCGCCGGGGCGGTGAACCAGGAGCACTTCACTCGCTTCGCCGGACGCGTCGGTCTGTTCAATAACCAGGCGGGCGACCGGCTGCTCCATCTGGCAGATCTGATTATCTGCATCGGCTACAGCCCGGTGGAGTACGAGCCGTCCATGTGGAACAGCGGTGACGCGACGCTGGTGCACATCGACGTGCTGCCCGCCTATGAAGAACGTAACTACGTCCCGGATCTGGAGCTGGTGGGGGACATCGCTGAAACCCTGAACCTGCTGGCGAATCGCATCGATCACAAGCTTGAGCTGAGCCAGCGGGCCTCCGAAATTCTGGTCGATCGCCAGCATCAGCGGGATCTGCTCGATCGCCGCGGCGCCTCGCTCAACCAGTTTGCCCTGCATCCGCTGCGCATCGTGCGCGCCATGCAGGACATCGTGAATAACGACGTAACGCTCACCGTCGACATGGGCAGCTTCCACATCTGGATCGCCCGCTACCTCTACAGCTTCCGGGCGCGCCAGGTGATGATCTCCAACGGTCAGCAGACCATGGGCGTTGCCCTGCCGTGGGCGATTGGCGCGTGGCTGGTGAACCCGGGTCGCAAGGTGGTGTCGGTCTCCGGTGACGGCGGCTTCCTGCAATCCAGCATGGAGCTGGAAACCGCGGTACGCCTCAACGCCAACGTGCTGCACATCATCTGGGTGGATAACGCCTACAACATGGTGGCCATCCAGGAAGAGAAAAAATACCAGCGTCTTTCCGGCGTCGAGTTCGGCCCGGTCGATTTCAAAGTCTATGCCGACGCCTTCGGCGCGAAGGGCTTTGCCGTCGAAAGTGCGGATGCGCTGGAGCCGACGCTGCGTGCGGCAATGGATGTCGACGGCCCGGCCGTGGTGGCCATTCCCGTCGACTACAGCGATAACCCGCTGCTGATGGGTCAGCTCCATCTCAGCCAGATTTTGTGA